TTTGAGGTCATCAAATGTTTAGATTGATCCATAATCAATGCTGGCTATTTCAGGATGTACTCAACATCCAGATGTTTTGAAGTGTGTAGCGGACATGACCGTAAACCAGACTAATTCAATTACTGATTTAATTAGCTTGGTCTGATTTTAATTAGCAAATTAGCTTATTAGCTTATTATTCTAATTCACtgtttaaatgtaagaatttgactcaaaagatgATGGACACcttaaggaaaagaaaaaagcccATAAAAAGGTACAAATCAGTTTAAACTTATTGGAAAAGATTGGTTTCTCGTCTATGGTATTCTTTAAGACGCCAGCAGaataacactcagcaaaatataatctaattatgattatcaataaaatcccaaaaaaacatttttttttcttgatatcgCGCACCCCTAGCTGAAGAACTGCATAAGAGATCATGACAGAAATTTCCATTACCTGCCGAAACACTAGGCAGAGTAACGAAAGGATGCCAATAAAGCAAGTGCCACAGGGCACGATAGGAGGAAGTGATCCATCTCTTAATAGGACTAAAATCAAGTCCTGAGGACAAGCGCTTCAGAAGACTCTCTGTAAAGCGCTGCAGAGGAATGGGTGGAATCTCGTCTGTGTATACATTAAGGGCTGATTAATCAGGGTTACTGGAAAGCTTTTAGAGAGCGGCTCATCCCGATGAGGTCTGTTTATAATGAAGCACAGGATGAGACGACAGGGAGCGTTGATGAGAGAGAGACGGCACCATACCTGAACAAGATGAATCCAATGGACTCCACAGCAGCCCTCCGAACATCGTCGTTCACATCACTTACCTGACCGGAAGAGACACCAGAAATCAGAGCCCACATATCCACAACATCAATATAAGTCCTCCTCATACAAGCTAACCCTCAATCCCTTAGTAAGCATGAGTTATTTTTTGTAGCTCTTTAGCTGCAAGTTCAAAACGACTTATGGAAATGTCGCCATCTGCAGGAAATGCAGGATAGATGCTctgctgaacaaaaataaacttcacataaagaaaagaaaagaaagaccaCCTTATAACTGTTAGCGTTTAATACTACTATTGTTGGTAACGTTTGCTAGTGTAAGACTCACAGCCACGTGCAGCAGTCGCCGGATGGCCTTGTTGTTCCCAGAGCCGCAGTACGCCATGGCCACGGTGTACATTCCCGAGCGGCGCAGGATGGGGTCCTGTCGGGACAGGGAGATAAAACAGAAGCTCAACGCACCGTCTGCACTGAAGACCAGAACCTCTTAATGTATTCCCAGAGTAAACATGGCCTTCTGGAAACAGTTAAGACTGCTAAGAATGTATTCTGCCTGTTAGAGGCACAATTACGATTATACAAAATAGTCTAGAAAATGTTAGGAAACTAGGGGTGTGTGATACAATATATCAACATTTCCTGGGATTTTATCCATATTTTTgtcgaaaataaaaataatgaaacaattcGTCTCCTCACTGTCACCCTGTAGCGCCATTTTGGGGAGTATATCTGGGAGTATAAAACCATTTTTCTAAAAGCGTGCATTGTGTAATTCTTTTAGAAATATCATGATTCAagattttatcacaattctttgtcatgtttgttttactatgttgcaagttgtctgagcattaaGTTTATTAACTGTATTAAGTTTCTACAGTCAAGAGCAGtaagtgatttttctctttgtgttttgttacaATATTAATCACagatgatttttctttttaagataCAATTAAGGTTATGTACAGAAATAGTTTTGACTTTTGAAACTCAGTGCTCACCTTATCTCTACACAGGCTCTCAATTAGAGCATCGGCCTCTTCCATCCGTCCATACATCACCATTGCGATGCCGACAGCCAGTCCACGCAGGATCTTCTCATGCTGGGTCTCCTGAGCGTAGCCCACCATGTCCTCAATGGCCTGAGCCGACTTTGAGCCCAACATCACCAGCCCCAGAGCAAGACCAGACGCCTCTCCTGTGACAACACCAAATACCACGATGAGAGCGAGCTTGATGTAGAATTACAGACCCAATGCTGCCCATTTAAACTACTAGAACTACTGATAAAGGTTCAGATGAACATGCTGCACGTGCCTGTTACTGCGTCATCTTGATAGAGGTTTGATTTGAGCAGGTCGTAGACATCTTGGCGAGCAGTGCCCAGGGCAGCTAACCCGAGACCCAGAGCGCCACCGTGTCGAACAATCTGCACAAAACAATTCGATTTAGAGAGTTATTCCTGTTTTCTGGAGTTGGCGAGCAGTGAAACTTTATTTGAGCGTGATTATGCACATACATCATTACTGGCATTCTTCAGCTGGCTCAGAAGGTAGTCAATGATGTCCCCTCCGTGATTAGCATGGATCAGCCCGAGAGCGTACAGCCCTCCTCCTTCCTGATAGGCTGATCCAGGTGAGGTGTCTTTAGGCAGGTAAGTCGCCATTAACTGTAGTGCTTCCTTTTCATGGCCCTGGACACAAAAGAAAATTTGAAGAACATAATATACTCCAGTAACTTTCTGACGAAATATAAGCCTCCTGGTATGCTGAAATGTCTCATTGTTACGTGTTGCAATAACAGGGCTGCATGCATTAATATAATGTACAATGACTGTATAACGCGAGTTCACGTGCTGAGATGCGGACATGCTTTTCCACTTTTAATGTGCATTTGGAAAAGCAACATACGCCGAGCATCTTCCCTTGTAATGACTTACAATGAGAAGCATTTATAAACCTGCTGTCAcacaaaaaagaacattattagtTGTTTTTACTTCACAACatcagtcgagtgtttgaaataatatCCTTTTGTGATCTGATGTAGCTTCTTGTCTTGTcctgctagaaacatgctagcaacatgctaatcatgctaggaacatgctagtaacatgctagcgacatgctagtcacttgctaatcatgctagcgacatgctagtcacttggtaatcatgctagaaacatgctaccaacatgcttatcatgctagagacatgctagccgcatgctaatcatgctagaaaaatgctgacaacatgctaatcatgccaacaacatgctagtcgcatgataataatgctataaacatgttagcaacatcctaaaaacatgctagcaacatactaataatgctagcaacatgctaataatgctacagaCATGCTGGccgcatgctaataatgctagagacatgctagcgacatgctaatcatgttaagtacatgctagcaactttgctaatcatgctgatgacatggtagtcacttgtttttaatgctagcaatatgttaatcactttcttttttaaacttcttaacttttcaaacttttaaatctttttaaactttaacttttcaaactttcttaatttttcaaactttctggccaggctttttcaagcaaATTTAAAGTTTGAccacaaactttactatctagttgtttttacatttcatctttcaaaagtttaaaattatatatttttattcagttacaCCCATAGCGATGCCTTTATctatattagggatttcctggaaaTCAGTCAGTGGAATCATCAGTGTTACTTCTATGATGCAAATGTTGCGTTTCAGTATGAATGAAACGCGCATTACATGTGTTTATAGCGCTCAATAATGATCAATCCATCCTATTtggggtaaaaataaataaataaattcaaatctgtCAAAAGAAACTAGTTTGTCATTTAATAATccacaaacaaacatgtaaaagaaaaatgtaaataatagaaaacaaacaaaaagcaactGCACATTTAAAGCAAAAGTTAGCAAACATCTTAAAAGCGAACAAACGCAAACATACTAAAACAAACATAGCAAATAATCACCAAACTGCTCCTTATCATGGGAAGCATCTTGAACATAAAGACAATGCTAACCTTATGAATGACGCCAAGACTGGCTGTTGCTGTAAATTTGGCCCAGTTAGTTGCTCTTGCCAGCCACTCCAAATTCTCTCTGTAAAACACAACGGAGACAGCTGTCATAATCTGTTTTCTTGTTATCAATATCATTAGGGATTAGCGAGACGAAGCATGTGACTGTGCTTTACCGTAGAAACTGGTCACTCGTTGTTCCCGTGTGCATGAATGAGTTTGCTATGACTGTCGCTGTGTGACACACCGAATTTCGCACCGCATCCTGAAATGAGTCAATTAGCTTACCAGCTTTACCAACATCTAGGATTAGATTCATGTGACATTTGCTTGAGCTGATATCAAATACCATTAGAGGCTTTAACCCGTTCCAGAGCTGGATTCTCACCTTTGTGTTTTTGAGGATCATCAGGTCTGTGTTGTTGTTTCGGATGAGGAACTGAAGGTGCAGCTCGATGGCCATTTCACCGCTCAgtattttgatcatttttgagTTCTGGTCTTTGGGCTCACCCTTCTATTTGAAGACAGTTAAATACACTTTAAACATTGTTTTACACGAGACGGATGTATCAGATGAGCTCAAAGACTCACCACGTCTGCAGCTTTTCCAGCCGGAGAACTTCCCGCTTTATCCTCCGTCTCCATGGCATCGCTGAAACAATAACAACATATTCAATTCATCTTCCGAATCATATTAATAAAGTTTCTTACAATTCAACCTTTTCGTTAAAATAGCCCTCAAGAATGCGAGTTCAAGTGAAGTGTTTTACTACGATTAAGCGGGTGGACTCAAGAAAACTAGTTTGAATAataaatttacaaaaacaaaaaaggcaaaGAAAATGAAGCCTACTTTAGgatcattattcattttttaatgacGTTTCTAATTGTCAATGAGAATGAGACAATGCATgggttttatttttctaatttaaatgtacatttgggGGTAAAACAGGTTATAACCAATATTGCAAGCGGTAACATGTGTACCTGTCTCTCTCTTGGGTGGGCACAGTGCCGGTGTTGGTGGACCCGGGCACGGCGGGGATGGGTGTGCCCACGGTCCGCAGGTTCTGGATGACGGAGGACAGGAACTGCTGGCTGGCGCTCTCATACAGGTCAAAGCAGATCTGATAGGCCATCAGGAGGTTATCATCCTTCACAAGCTTCTCCAATATATCGCTCACAGCTTGAGGGTCGTCCAGGAAAATCAGACACTAAGAGGACAAACAACAACGTCAGAGAGGAATCCCTGAACGCACAGAGGGATGAAGATCAACCCGCTCAGGACAGGTCACCTGGCAAACGCTAATGAAGTCAGGCTTCTCCAGGTTCATGTACAGCTTGACCAGAACTCGGAGAACGTCGTTACGAAACTTCTTGTTCTGCATGAGGGACATGCAGATCTTCAGGCTGTAGGCCAGCAAACCACCAATGTCCTTCTGTGGGAAAACCAAACAAAGGTCTGAGATATGGTTCTTGAAATCACAGTAGCGTTttggggtgaacaatccctttgaGATCGATATATGTGGGACTCTGCAGATAAGTAACATACAGATTCCAGGATGGTTTTCTCGAAGATGTCCAGGCGTCGGGTCTCCAGCGCGATGCCGATGGCTTGTTTGTACATGTGATCGCCCAAGCAGCGCTGGAACATCTTGTTGACGATTCCCTCCAGACGAGGATCGATGCTTTTCTTCTCCTCATCCTCTGGCAGCTCGGCGTTCTCCACGCGCAGTTTGGTGTAGTGATCGATACACTTGGCTGATGGCCACAGAGAcaagggttggtaagatttatgttttttgaaagaagtatcttatcaCAAATGTGATTTACGGATTAACTGTGAtgtttaaccatcatagagtggaTGTTTATCATTTGCTGGCGTTTTGTCTTGCCAGTTGACAAATTCAAGCATTTTTAAACCATTCATGTGGAAGAGAACTCGAAACGGGACTTCTCCGTTGTTTTCGGTTCAAACAGCCACTGGTGTGCGCACATGCAGAGACAGACGCACTTTAAACAGCACTTGTATGAACACCAAATGTATTCCTCTTTCATGTCGCTTTGCGCTTGAACGGACACATTCACACAGTTATGTTAAAGGGTTACTCTTTACGGTCAAAtctgctgaatagaagtattaactGCTATCAAATGAGTTCCAGAGACAGTTCTTCACTTACCAATAATGGTCTCCACATACTCTGAATTGTCACTGACGTTGAAGAGGTCTCCAGCGCCGAGCGCGTAGTTTAAGGACTCTTCAAAAGCTCCGAGGTGGTAGAAGACTTTGGAGGCCACCAGTGCAGCAAACTCTCTGCTACAGAACGTCTCGTCCTCGTACAGGACCTCGCTGACAGACAAACACTGAGCTCAACACCTGCTCTCTACACATTCACATGACACTCTTAACCACTTTACACTACAACAGTATCACTGGAATGCTGATATACTTCtccattgcattttttaaagcatttttaataataacttcatataattttaatttaaaattatataatataatattaatttactttaaattatattatataaattattactattattatgattattaattacTAACTTTTACACTTTAATAGTagtattataaattgtattttttttaaataatttcttattttagctttatgatttgaaaaataacatgaaaatataaattgccattaataaaatcataaaaggaaataaatagaGAAACTAAACTATTGCAATAATGCTACAGTATCGTAAAAACACaagcaattaataaaaataagaattattacCATTCACAACAGACTttttgatttaaattatattttagataataataaatattactattcCAGTAATACTAttgttctgtaaataaatactcAAATTATTATCGTCAAAATTGCAAACaaaacttaatatattactatttcATTCATagtattaaaagacaaattaattaataataccaATAATTCATAGTAttaagtatttaattaaaaaatcacTAAAAAAGTATCACTAATTTCACTATTACtaatatactgtacaataaaaatgagtatttcataataataatgtagtttaCAGAATAGctgtaaaattttaatattaccaCCGTTTTCCTCTATATTCCTGCAGTTCACACGGGGTacactttacattaaaataatattaataataataaatcttttttctttcataattatTACAATATGTAAAAACCACACCCCTGATTAAACAAGTTAGAGCATAATTTAGACGGGTTCATGGCAATTTTATGTGCAATTCTGTTTGAAAACAATCAATCGATGTAACTTACATCTTGTCCACAGACTCTGAAATCTCAGCCCAGAAGTCATTGACAATAGAGTTGAGTTTATGAAGAGCAAACTCCtttaaagaaacaacaacatACTGTTAATGACACCTGAAGTTAATCATGTATCTGATGTGTTTGACAAGAGCTGGTCTGTACCTTGAGCTGCGGCTCGTCTTCATCCAGGAGGGAAATAATACCAGCTGTACAACAGACAAACACCATCAGTACAGTAACGTTACATActgagataaatatatatacagatagAGTCTTCTCTTGCTCTCTGTCCATCAATATGACAGTTATATCAGTCTCTTTCTGCCAATCCTTCTTATTTTTAATGGCAGTGACATGACAGATCTGCTACAGAACGAGTTCAGACATTTGTTTCATTCACACATAACATATACATGTCTTTCTGACATGTTTATACAGTCAGGCGCATATAAAACATCCGATTTATTGCGCTAATTCGTTACTCTCGGTTGATGAGGTAAACAATCCACTTCAGTAAAAGTCGTTGGAAACATTAGCCAACAGTTACACTCTCAGTCACTCCTGTATGTGAAAGCTGAAGTAGTAAGTTATATATTAGAGCACATTTATTGTTATAAAGAACAAATGAAGCGCTAGCTCGTTAGCCGCTAGCTGTGTGACTCAGCTAAATCAAACGCGCTCGAGTTCGTGCACTCACCGGCTGAAGTGATCATGTTTGTCTGTGTCCGTCACCGGATCTCCTCCAGCACAACGATTTTAACACACAAACagtgagaagaagaagaaagtctGTTTCACTCTCAATGAAACGGTGTGAACGGCGAGCGATCGACTGCTAttacacagcagcagcagcggcggCGGATCAGACTCATCTCCGGGGCGCGCCGGGGCTCCGCCTGAACAGATCACTCGCTGTTTACTGGAAAACCACATACTACAGAGTACGTGGACGCGGCTGTTATCAGATGTtacaaaatagttatttaattGGAAAtagcaattatttttaaatgaatattttaggtGGGCAAGAATAAAAACGAACTGTTTCCAGACAGGCTTTTTGGCGGTCAACCCTACAGcggctcttcttcttcttctatggGATTTTACGACATCCAATAAGTTGCATTGCTGCCGTCTATGGATGTATTACTCTATTGCACGATTTACTTTTATACAGTCCAGTGTCTCGCTTATCCCTACttctaaaatagttttcagaGATATTTCTTCCAAACCAATTTCTCGCAATTCTCCGAATAAATCTTGTCTTTGAAGGTCATATTTTCTACACGAAATCAACACATGTTCCACTCTCTCAGGTTCCAAACATGAACACAAGCCACTCTTTTGATttttcccaaaataaataaagtgttattcAAAAATGTGTGCCCAATCCTCATTCTAGAAATAATAACTTGTTCCTTACGACTTATCTCTCtctattataaatattaactgaGTCCGTTACCCTACTAGAAAATGAGAACAGATGTGTCTCCCTTTGATTTCTTGCTCCCAAAactgttgtcatttttttaagtttcctGCCATACTATACTTTCACCCTTCGCCTTAGATAGATTTAGGTTTACATCTATAGTCTACTTTTGAGCAGCATCCTTGGCCAATTTATCAACCTTTTCATTTGATGCAATATTGGGAcccatataaattatattcctacCCCTTTTTCACATTTCTCTCTACTCGGTGGTCAAACACATAAGAGCTTTTAAAtcggaaaataaaaatacaaaatacaataaaataacaaaacagcaaaataaaattgctaaatacaatttaaaaaaaaaaatagaaaaaaataaaacagcaaaataaaattaacaaaaatagcataaaatacaataacaaaataaaataataaataaaaaattaacatttattgtgTTGATTTTAGTCACTTTAATAGTTacaattatattgttttaatttaacttaCCTTCCCCCGTCCCAATTTTTTcttaagtatgtttttttaagtaCTCACATTTCAGTGCttgttatatatgctctatataattgtgtatgtgacaaataaaaaaaaatcttgaaaatgtaggcctattttaaCTATTGAAGTGAATGAGCTCTCCAAACGATTCAGTGCGCGAGTGATCAGTTCGAATCATTCAGAATGAATCATGAACGGATTCAGACCACTGCTATCGAACTTGATCAATTCATTGAAGAGAATCGACTCAAACGAATCACTCGCTTACAAACACTGATTCAATAGTTCAGTTTGTAAACAGCGTGCAGAAAATTATGTTAAAGCCTATTCTTTAGCCACGAAAAAGACGACAAACATCGATTCAACCGAAACCAGTCAAAACACATACGTCCATGGGCATAttaacaaaatgcaaaaatgcgTTCTGTATGAATGACTAGTCTAACGTAAACTCTTCCGTTTTCATTTATTCACCAATGTGTCCGGTACAGCACTGAAAACGTTTTAAACATCTAGAATGCATCACATTTCTTGTTTTCTTCAGAATACCTCATTTATTGGTCGAGTCGATGTAACaacatgtttcttttatttaaaaacaacagctgATACAGTAGTCAGTCACAGTGTTCAGGAATGGTCACATTAGATTATTTAATACTAATAAACTCTGTATGTTACTGTGATAGTAGTGATATATCCTTCTGAGATAGCAAAAATGCATCATGTATAATGCTCTAGCAGCCTTTCGTTGCCTTCATTTCTCACTTCTCCGAATCTTCCTGACTGGTTAGTCATAGTGCAAGAGTATATGACCTGTGTAGCACACAGGCACACAGATTGAGGCTTGTTCTTCATCTTCATTGGTCTATTGGCAAAACCGGCATGGCGTCAGTCTGCTGTGGGCCGCGTCTGCAGTGGGATTCCTTCCTCAGTCACATTCGTATTGGCTGGAAGAGTTAAGATTGCACGATTAGTTGATAGCTAAACAAACAGGTTTCAATCTGAATGCTAATGAGCATCCTCAAACCTTGCTGCCAACTATTGGTGTTTACGTCAGCTTGTCCTCTGTGTGTCTTTCTGAAGAGTCCCGGGAAACATTTCAGTGGCCAAAACAAACTGCTTTTACCGCCAACGGCGCTATCTGCAACATAAAGAGCCATTGAGAAAGGACTCGTTAATcgcattctttctttcttttttctaggGGCCTCTATTCATTATAGTCCCCCAAATCATGTGATTCGGCTAGAGTTGTGACCTACATGAAGCTGAAAGATGCTAGATGGGCAGCACACTCGGGTTTTGAGGCTATAATGCCACAAACTACTGTCTAGATAAACAGCTCACTGTATGCtaacatgctaaaacatgctgATGTTCTTTTGGCAATGATACCCAACAATGCTGTCTTAGTAGGTTCCTCAGTACGTTTATAGAAGATAATTGGCAAAAAAGCTGTCTAGCTAGGCAGCGAGAAACAAGCAGGTCGCAATGATGACCAAAGTCCAAGTAGTTTTATGACACCAGAATCATACGCAAACGTACAATTATCGTATGAATGCTTGAAGGACTACCCCTAAAGCTAACCATCAGGGGGCGTAAACAGATCTACGAAAACGTATTCAATGAAATTGTATGAATGCATATGAATTTTCATGTTTTCCAATGTAAATAAGCATTCTGTGTAAATAGCCAATCGCGCGAAAGATGCTTCAAAAAGACGCAAACAAAGTTATCAAGCGcgtacatttatatgaaaaacaatAGAAAAGCAGTGCGGCAagagacatataaacatattgttATAAATAACGCAACATGAGGGGTGTTAAATTTGTTAAAAGCCCATTCGAACCAATGACGATAAATAAAACGATATCAATGAAGGTTTAATTATCTTTCTAAATCTATGGACGTTCACTCTATAGCTATATGGATAACAATTGATACTGAGAAAAATATAGTTTGAATCCCTTTcagagtgaatttttttttcggctgatgaacgataaaaactttgacagccaatcagaattcagtGACTCTGAAGAGCTCAAATATTTAAAGGGCCAGCGCGTGCTTATAATGTACAGAACGATATTGCACATTAAGGAGGACActaatataattatcattatagttatattTGTAGCTATTGCaactttaaaaatttttttttattgaagttcAGTACGTGTAAAAAGACAAGCGCAATGGCCAAGTGTCTAACGTTAAGTCTAGTGCACGTTTGCATAGAAAAACTATTTTACAATTTCGCAAAATTCATACAATCtcagttgtgattttttttgtacaatcTGCTTGCGCCGCACAGACAGTTAGGTTATCGGGTGGGCTTAGGGGTGGTCCATCATGTTTCCTTTCatacttgttaaaaaaaattcgAACTTTTCCGTAATAATCACATCACACAAATTTGTACGAATAGC
This DNA window, taken from Carassius auratus strain Wakin chromosome 22, ASM336829v1, whole genome shotgun sequence, encodes the following:
- the LOC113039777 gene encoding 26S proteasome non-ATPase regulatory subunit 1-like — its product is MITSAAGIISLLDEDEPQLKEFALHKLNSIVNDFWAEISESVDKIEVLYEDETFCSREFAALVASKVFYHLGAFEESLNYALGAGDLFNVSDNSEYVETIIAKCIDHYTKLRVENAELPEDEEKKSIDPRLEGIVNKMFQRCLGDHMYKQAIGIALETRRLDIFEKTILESKDIGGLLAYSLKICMSLMQNKKFRNDVLRVLVKLYMNLEKPDFISVCQCLIFLDDPQAVSDILEKLVKDDNLLMAYQICFDLYESASQQFLSSVIQNLRTVGTPIPAVPGSTNTGTVPTQERDSDAMETEDKAGSSPAGKAADVKGEPKDQNSKMIKILSGEMAIELHLQFLIRNNNTDLMILKNTKDAVRNSVCHTATVIANSFMHTGTTSDQFLRENLEWLARATNWAKFTATASLGVIHKGHEKEALQLMATYLPKDTSPGSAYQEGGGLYALGLIHANHGGDIIDYLLSQLKNASNDIVRHGGALGLGLAALGTARQDVYDLLKSNLYQDDAVTGEASGLALGLVMLGSKSAQAIEDMVGYAQETQHEKILRGLAVGIAMVMYGRMEEADALIESLCRDKDPILRRSGMYTVAMAYCGSGNNKAIRRLLHVAVSDVNDDVRRAAVESIGFILFRTPEQCPSVVSLLSESYNPHVRCGAAMALGICCAGTGNKEAINLLEPMSNDPVNYVRQGALIASALIMIQQTEVTCPKVNQFRQLYSKVISDKHDDVMAKFGAILAQGILDAGGRNVTISLQSRTGHTHMPSVVGLLVFTQFWFWFPLSHFLSLAFTPTAIIGLNKDLKMPKVQYRSNCKPSTFAYPPPLEVPKEKEKEKVSTAVLSITAKAKKKEKEKEKKEKEEEKMEVETQAEAEKEKKDEEKEKEKEKEKEKEKEKEKKKEPEPNFQMLENPARVMAAQLKVLTMPDTCRYQPFKPLHTGGIIILKDTSEEEEELVEPVSAHGPKIEEEEQEPEAPEPFEYIDE